From the Mycobacterium noviomagense genome, the window CTGCCGGACTGGCCGAGGCAGTGGCGCCCGAACGGCGATGACCGGGCCGCGGTCGTCTTGGAGGCTTAACCCGGTAAGGTGGCGGCCATGGAGTTGGCCCTGCAGATCATCCTGGTGATCACCAGCGTGCTGGTGGTGCTGCTGGTGCTGCTGCATCGCGCGAAGGGCGGGGGTCTGTCGACACTGTTCGGCGGCGGCGTGCAATCCAGCCTGTCCGGGTCGACGGTCGTCGAGAAGAACCTGGACCGGTTGACCCTGTTCGTCACCGGCATCTGGCTGGTGTCCATCATCGGGATGGCCCTGCTGATCAAGTACCGCTAAACAGGCGAGTTCAGGCAGCCGGCGTCACACTGGAACGCATGGCCGAGGTATCCGACGCTGTGCTGGAGCCGGTCGGCGCCGTCCAACGCACGCGAGTGGGACGCCAAGCCACCGAGCCGATGCGCGAGGACATCCGGCTGCTCGGCGCGATACTCGGCGACACCGTGCGCGAGCAGAACGGCGACGAGGTGTTCGAACTCGTCGAGCGTGCCCGGGTGGAGTCGTTTCGCCTGCGGCGTTCGGAGATCGAGCGTGCCGATCTGGCCCGGATGTTCTCAGGTCTCGACATCCACCTGGCCATTCCGGTGATCCGGGCCTTCACTCACTTCGCGCTGTTGGCCAATGTGGCCGAGGACATCCACCGCGAGCGGCGCCGCGCCATCCACGTCGCCGCCGGTGAGCCGCCGCAGGACAGCAGCTTGGCCGCCACGTATCGCAAACTCGATGCCGCCGATATCGATTCGGCTACGGTTGCCGCCGCGCTGGCCGACGCGTTGGTGTCGCCGGTCATCACCGCGCATCCGACCGAGACCCGACGTCGCACCGTGTTCGCCACCCAACACCGGATCACCGAGTTGATGCGGCTGCGCGCTGCAGGACGCGGGGACACTGACAGCGCTTGTTTCGGAGGCCGCGCCATCGAACCGGAGTTGCGCCGCCAGGTGCTGACGCTGTGGCAGACCGCGCTGGTCCGGCTGTCGCGGCTGCAGATCTCCGACGAGATCGAAGTCGGCCTGCGCTACTACCCGGCCGCGTTTTTCGATGTCATCCCGAAGATCAACGCCGAAGTGCGGGAGGCGCTGCGCGCACGCTGGCCCGACTCGAACCTGCTCTGCGAGCCCATCCTGCGGCCGGGTTCCTGGATCGGTGGTGATCGCGACGGCAACCCGAACGTGACCGCCGACGTGGTGCGGCTGGCCACTGGCAGTGCGGCCTACACCGCGCTGGCGCACTATTTCGCCGAGCTGACCGCCTTGGAACAGGAGCTGTCGATGTCGGCGCGGCTGGTCACCGTCAGCCCCGAACTGGCCGCGCTGGCCGATGCCTGTCACGAACCGGCCCGCGCCGACGAGCCGTACCGGCGGGCGTTGCGGGTGATCCGCGCCCGGCTCACCACGACCGCGGCCGCGATCCTCGATCGTCAGCCGGCCCAACAGCTCGAGCTGGGCCTGCCCCGATATGTGACGCCGGGGGAGTTGCGGGCTGACCTTGACACCATCGATGTCTCGCTGCGCCGCCACGGCAGCGCGCTGCTCGCCGAGCACCGGCTGGCCGCGTTGCGGGAGGCCGTGCACGTCTTCGGTTTTCACCTGTGTGGCCTGGACTTGCGGCAAAACTCCGACGTCCACGAAGAAGTGGTTGCCGAGCTGCTGGCCTGGTCCGGGGTGCATCCGGACTACTCGTCGCTGCCCGAAGACCAGCGGGTCACGCTGCTGGCCGGCGAATTGGGCACCCGCCGGCCGCTGCTCAGTGACCGCGCCCAACTTTCCGGGCTGGCCCGGCGCGAGCTCGACATCGTCGCGGCTGCCGCCCGCGCGGTGGCGGTATACGGCCCGCAGGCGGTGCCCAACTACGTCGTCTCGATGTGCCGCTCGGTGTCGGACGTGCTCGAACCGGCGATCCTGCTGAAAGAGGTCGGTCTGTTAGATGCCTCCGGGGCACGACCGTATTGCCCCGTGGGCATCGTCCCGCTGTTCGAGACCATCGACGATCTCTACAGCGGAGCGTCGATTCTGCAAGCGATGCTCGATCTTCCGCTCTACCGGGCGCTGGTCCGGGCTCGCGGCGAAAGCCAGGAGGTGATGCTCGGCTACTCCGACTCCAAT encodes:
- the secG gene encoding preprotein translocase subunit SecG, with amino-acid sequence MELALQIILVITSVLVVLLVLLHRAKGGGLSTLFGGGVQSSLSGSTVVEKNLDRLTLFVTGIWLVSIIGMALLIKYR
- the ppc gene encoding phosphoenolpyruvate carboxylase, whose protein sequence is MAEVSDAVLEPVGAVQRTRVGRQATEPMREDIRLLGAILGDTVREQNGDEVFELVERARVESFRLRRSEIERADLARMFSGLDIHLAIPVIRAFTHFALLANVAEDIHRERRRAIHVAAGEPPQDSSLAATYRKLDAADIDSATVAAALADALVSPVITAHPTETRRRTVFATQHRITELMRLRAAGRGDTDSACFGGRAIEPELRRQVLTLWQTALVRLSRLQISDEIEVGLRYYPAAFFDVIPKINAEVREALRARWPDSNLLCEPILRPGSWIGGDRDGNPNVTADVVRLATGSAAYTALAHYFAELTALEQELSMSARLVTVSPELAALADACHEPARADEPYRRALRVIRARLTTTAAAILDRQPAQQLELGLPRYVTPGELRADLDTIDVSLRRHGSALLAEHRLAALREAVHVFGFHLCGLDLRQNSDVHEEVVAELLAWSGVHPDYSSLPEDQRVTLLAGELGTRRPLLSDRAQLSGLARRELDIVAAAARAVAVYGPQAVPNYVVSMCRSVSDVLEPAILLKEVGLLDASGARPYCPVGIVPLFETIDDLYSGASILQAMLDLPLYRALVRARGESQEVMLGYSDSNKDGGYLASNWAVYRAELALVETARRTGIRLRLFHGRGGTVGRGGGPSYEAILAQPPGAVNGSLRLTEQGEVIAAKYAEPELARRNLETLVAATLEATLLDVEGLGDDAAPAYEVLDDLAARAQRVYAELVHETAGFVDYFLASTPVSEIGSLNIGSRPTSRKPTTSIADLRAIPWVLAWSQCRVMLPGWYGTGSAFEQWVAERSDREKARLDVLHDLYRRWPFFRTVLSNMAQVLAKTDLGLAARYAELVSDESLRHRVFDKIVDEHQRTITMHRLITRQDDLLADNPALARSVFNRFPYLEPLNHLQVELLRRYRRGDNDELVQRGILLTMNGLASALRNSG